One Gordonia sp. SID5947 genomic region harbors:
- a CDS encoding alpha/beta hydrolase domain-containing protein, translating to MTSAVVFTELTGGGGCSIMSATPGPDLSAHDFRENEYAASGVATRFTHAGPGSVSPVGEDEYATRILVRRPRRDADFNGTVVVEWLNVSSGSDAAPEYTYLAEELVRGGYGWVGVSAQYTGVMGGPGSVDGLGESAAGTLATKDAQRYTGLHHPGDAYCYDIFAAVGRSLRSPGDDHPLGGLSVRRLLAVGESQSAMALTTYANLFATEHEVFDGILIHSRAASGLPLGETGTAIDVDAVFAAEPVTIRTDLPIPVFIVQTETDVLTNFRFHRARQPDTDRLRVWEIAGTAHADLHQIGPYEHLLGCPTPVNRGQQRFVLRAALHHLNEWTVGGPVPPTASPLELQGTVDTTRFILDDVGNVRGGVRTPCVDAPTEVLSGIVGDGVPRICVLFGSTTPIPPQVLSTRYAGRGDYDRQYRAATTTAVESGFILAADRDEALADARHDLIPG from the coding sequence GTGACGTCGGCAGTCGTTTTCACAGAGCTCACCGGTGGCGGTGGCTGCTCGATCATGAGCGCCACCCCCGGCCCTGATCTGAGCGCACATGACTTCCGGGAGAACGAATACGCCGCTTCCGGGGTCGCGACTCGCTTCACGCACGCCGGCCCCGGCTCCGTGTCCCCTGTCGGCGAGGACGAATACGCGACTCGCATACTGGTACGGCGTCCCCGGCGCGACGCCGACTTCAACGGCACCGTCGTCGTCGAATGGCTGAACGTCAGCAGTGGATCGGACGCCGCACCCGAATACACTTACCTCGCCGAAGAACTCGTCCGTGGCGGCTACGGCTGGGTGGGCGTGTCGGCTCAGTACACGGGCGTGATGGGCGGGCCGGGTTCGGTTGACGGCCTCGGCGAGAGCGCCGCGGGCACGCTTGCCACAAAGGATGCGCAACGCTATACAGGCCTCCATCATCCCGGTGATGCGTACTGCTACGACATCTTCGCGGCCGTGGGGCGATCGCTTCGCTCACCAGGCGACGATCACCCGCTGGGTGGCCTCTCCGTCCGGCGGCTGCTCGCCGTCGGCGAATCCCAGTCGGCAATGGCCCTGACCACCTACGCCAATCTGTTCGCCACCGAGCACGAGGTGTTCGACGGGATACTCATCCACAGCCGTGCCGCCTCCGGCCTGCCCCTGGGAGAGACCGGAACCGCGATCGACGTCGATGCCGTGTTCGCCGCGGAACCCGTGACCATCCGCACCGATCTGCCGATCCCGGTCTTCATCGTCCAGACCGAGACCGACGTGCTGACGAACTTCCGTTTCCACCGGGCACGACAGCCAGACACCGACCGCCTGCGCGTCTGGGAGATCGCCGGCACCGCTCATGCCGACCTCCATCAGATCGGGCCGTACGAGCACCTCCTCGGGTGTCCGACCCCCGTCAATCGAGGGCAGCAACGCTTCGTGCTGCGCGCGGCCCTGCATCATCTGAACGAGTGGACCGTCGGGGGGCCGGTGCCGCCGACCGCATCTCCCCTCGAACTCCAGGGCACCGTGGACACAACACGATTCATCCTCGACGACGTCGGCAACGTCCGGGGCGGCGTCCGCACCCCGTGCGTGGACGCACCGACAGAGGTCCTGAGCGGCATCGTCGGCGACGGCGTCCCGCGGATCTGTGTCCTGTTCGGGTCCACCACTCCGATCCCTCCGCAGGTGCTGTCCACGCGCTATGCGGGACGCGGCGACTACGACCGGCAGTATCGGGCGGCCACCACCACGGCCGTCGAGTCGGGCTTCATACTCGCTGCCGACCGCGACGAGGCCCTGGCCGACGCGCGACACGATCTGATCCCCGGCTGA
- a CDS encoding carboxymuconolactone decarboxylase family protein, which produces MTSADETTSPQRQKGLDMMSKVYGWEMSDGPGDFFAHTADQVFGEVWTREGLSVRDRRLILLGALAQAGQIDVAEIQAGAALTNGELTPEQLEEISLFLCYYIGWPLGTKMHFMFGDVIGKHQKKQK; this is translated from the coding sequence ATGACGTCAGCTGACGAGACCACCAGCCCACAACGGCAGAAGGGCTTGGACATGATGTCCAAGGTCTACGGGTGGGAGATGTCCGACGGGCCGGGAGACTTCTTCGCGCACACGGCAGATCAGGTCTTCGGTGAGGTGTGGACACGGGAAGGGTTGTCGGTCCGCGACCGTCGCCTGATCCTGCTGGGTGCGCTCGCCCAGGCCGGGCAGATCGACGTGGCCGAGATACAGGCCGGGGCGGCGCTGACCAACGGCGAGCTGACGCCCGAACAGCTCGAGGAGATCAGCCTCTTTCTCTGCTACTACATCGGCTGGCCGTTGGGCACCAAGATGCACTTCATGTTCGGCGACGTCATCGGGAAACACCAGAAGAAGCAGAAGTGA
- a CDS encoding ATP-binding cassette domain-containing protein, giving the protein MTVLECHGLEAGYSRAAPCVRGLDISVEGGEVIALLGPNGAGKTTLLLTLAGLLPGLGGSVSLAGQVLPSGKPRSAVRAGMVIVPDDRALFRRLTAEKNLRLAVRERGRAARESIDQVLHYFPALTARLGVAAGQLSGGEQQMLAIARALLQRPKVLLIDELSMGLAPVVVESILPVLRDVAASERTAVLLVEQHVRLALEVSDRAIVLVHGQVRLEEESSVLAGDLERIERAYLGAVG; this is encoded by the coding sequence GTGACGGTGCTGGAGTGTCATGGGCTCGAGGCCGGCTACTCCCGTGCGGCCCCGTGTGTCCGCGGACTGGACATCTCGGTCGAGGGCGGCGAGGTGATCGCATTGCTCGGCCCCAACGGTGCCGGCAAGACCACGTTGCTGTTGACTCTGGCCGGTTTGTTGCCGGGATTGGGTGGATCGGTGTCCTTGGCGGGTCAGGTGCTGCCGTCCGGGAAACCACGATCAGCGGTCCGCGCGGGTATGGTCATCGTGCCCGACGATCGTGCGCTGTTCCGACGACTCACGGCGGAGAAGAACCTGCGCCTGGCGGTCCGGGAACGCGGTCGTGCGGCGCGGGAGTCCATCGATCAAGTGTTGCACTATTTTCCGGCGTTGACCGCCCGTCTGGGCGTGGCCGCCGGGCAACTTTCGGGTGGGGAACAGCAGATGCTGGCGATCGCCCGGGCGTTGCTCCAGCGACCGAAGGTCTTGCTGATCGACGAACTGAGCATGGGACTTGCGCCGGTCGTCGTGGAGTCGATCCTGCCGGTCCTGCGGGACGTCGCGGCGTCGGAGCGCACCGCGGTGCTGCTGGTGGAACAGCATGTCCGGCTCGCGCTCGAGGTGTCCGATCGTGCGATCGTACTGGTCCACGGGCAGGTGCGGCTCGAGGAGGAATCGTCCGTACTCGCCGGCGATCTCGAGCGGATCGAGCGCGCCTATCTCGGCGCCGTCGGGTGA
- a CDS encoding PaaI family thioesterase: MEFTLEDISTQEFERRRALYGPLTESVRELIDAVIRTETDEDIIRDAHGQISSVVESLRAKQIDGAFGVRHTADLKGMPWGNAVIGLRNAVAPPLHTTRHDDGLITTDFTLGAAYEGPPGCVHGGVCAMILDHVLGQAGSADDVPCYTGTLTTKYLRPTPLGRLRAEAIIVNRDGRKKIVRGAISDASGETVTAEGVFIVPKDWAGVMPEAAGTPDP, encoded by the coding sequence ATGGAATTCACGCTCGAGGACATCTCCACACAGGAGTTCGAGCGCCGCCGCGCGCTCTACGGCCCACTCACGGAATCGGTTCGGGAGCTGATCGACGCGGTGATCCGCACCGAGACCGACGAGGACATCATCCGTGATGCGCACGGACAGATCTCCTCGGTGGTGGAATCGTTGCGGGCCAAGCAGATCGACGGTGCGTTCGGCGTCCGGCATACCGCCGACCTCAAGGGTATGCCATGGGGCAATGCCGTCATCGGGCTACGCAACGCGGTGGCTCCACCGCTGCACACCACGCGCCACGACGACGGGCTCATCACCACCGACTTCACCCTCGGTGCCGCCTATGAGGGTCCTCCGGGATGCGTGCACGGCGGGGTGTGCGCGATGATCCTCGACCACGTCCTCGGTCAGGCCGGCAGTGCCGACGACGTCCCCTGCTACACCGGAACCCTCACGACGAAGTATCTCCGTCCGACGCCCCTCGGCAGACTGCGCGCGGAGGCGATCATCGTGAACAGAGACGGTCGCAAGAAGATCGTGCGCGGAGCGATCTCCGACGCGAGCGGTGAGACCGTCACTGCCGAAGGGGTCTTCATCGTCCCGAAGGACTGGGCGGGCGTCATGCCCGAGGCCGCGGGCACGCCCGACCCGTGA